From the genome of Fusobacterium varium, one region includes:
- the cof gene encoding HMP-PP phosphatase — protein MKYKAIVCDLDGTLLNSQHTISKYTRDVIKDVTNLGVKFFIATGRHHMDALKFKEMLGLDSYLISSNGARIHNENNEIIFKGDIPKELSNEIFDLNINEEIYKNIYKDDFWFSEKPLDEAHEYHKESGFTYSVRKFSELKNSEVIKFFYINEDEKLIRNLENEINEKFGNRINLTLSLPICLEIMNKGISKGNAIKDILLPKFKITPEEVISFGDGLNDYEMLDIVGEGLLMGNCNPRLKELLPNNKVIGRNDEDGVAEYLKKVFL, from the coding sequence ATGAAATATAAGGCAATTGTATGTGATTTAGATGGCACATTACTTAATTCTCAACATACAATATCTAAATATACAAGAGATGTAATAAAAGATGTAACAAATCTTGGAGTAAAGTTTTTTATTGCAACTGGAAGACATCATATGGACGCCTTAAAATTTAAAGAGATGTTGGGATTGGATTCATATCTTATCAGTTCAAATGGAGCTAGAATACACAATGAAAATAATGAGATTATTTTTAAAGGGGATATACCTAAGGAATTGAGTAATGAAATATTTGATCTTAATATAAATGAAGAAATTTATAAAAACATATATAAAGATGATTTCTGGTTTTCTGAAAAGCCTTTGGACGAAGCTCATGAATATCACAAAGAATCTGGCTTCACCTATAGTGTAAGAAAATTTTCAGAATTAAAAAATAGTGAAGTAATAAAGTTTTTTTATATTAATGAAGATGAAAAGCTCATAAGAAACCTCGAAAATGAAATAAATGAAAAATTTGGAAATAGGATAAACCTCACTCTTTCTCTTCCAATATGTTTGGAGATAATGAATAAAGGAATTTCCAAAGGAAATGCAATAAAAGATATACTTCTTCCAAAATTTAAAATAACTCCAGAGGAGGTAATATCATTTGGCGATGGATTAAATGACTATGAGATGCTTGATATAGTGGGAGAAGGACTTCTCATGGGAAATTGCAATCCGAGATTAAAAGAGCTTCTTCCAAATAATAAAGTAATTGGAAGAAACGATGAAGATGGAGTGGCTGAATATTTAAAGAAAGTTTTCTTGTAA
- the ygaZ_2 gene encoding Inner membrane protein YgaZ, with product MKKALKAAFKATMPVFFGYIFVGMAFGLLCQRNGYNFIWALFIGIGVYSGSMQFVLLNLLMGGAGIAEAVITTLIVNARYALYGISFTNLFKKMKRVRPYMIHTLTDEVYAIMCSVKTPLGVNRKQLFLAIAGLSHFYWVLGGVLGAILGSAVHFNSKGIDFAMTALFIVIFVDQFLTFPTRTPSILGILSGLVCLIFLGSKNMLIPSIAIIIVFLIVFKPRLEKKIEAAKKRGVK from the coding sequence ATGAAAAAAGCACTAAAAGCGGCATTTAAAGCAACAATGCCGGTTTTTTTCGGATATATTTTTGTAGGAATGGCCTTTGGACTTCTATGTCAAAGAAATGGATATAATTTTATCTGGGCATTGTTTATAGGAATAGGAGTATATTCAGGCTCTATGCAGTTTGTACTTTTAAATCTTTTAATGGGAGGAGCAGGAATAGCAGAAGCTGTTATTACTACTCTGATAGTAAATGCAAGATATGCTCTTTATGGAATATCTTTTACTAATTTATTTAAAAAGATGAAAAGAGTAAGACCATATATGATACATACACTTACAGATGAAGTATATGCCATCATGTGTTCAGTAAAGACTCCATTGGGAGTAAATAGAAAACAACTTTTTTTAGCAATAGCAGGGTTAAGTCATTTTTATTGGGTATTAGGAGGAGTATTGGGAGCAATACTTGGTTCTGCTGTACATTTTAACAGCAAGGGAATAGATTTTGCTATGACAGCTTTATTTATAGTTATATTTGTAGATCAATTTCTTACTTTTCCAACAAGAACACCTAGTATATTAGGTATATTGAGTGGGCTTGTATGTTTAATATTCTTAGGTTCTAAAAATATGCTGATTCCATCTATAGCAATTATAATAGTTTTTCTGATTGTATTTAAACCAAGGCTGGAAAAGAAAATAGAGGCAGCAAAGAAAAGAGGAGTGAAATAA
- a CDS encoding Branched-chain amino acid transport protein (AzlD), with protein sequence MRAGFLYSVSIITAVAVTSYFLRAFPFLVLNKKNKAVEKYMMYLGKVLPPAVIGILIIFCLKDTSIVNSPYGIPEMLAVAVVVLLHVWKRNSLISILGGTVFYMYLVQKIF encoded by the coding sequence ATGAGAGCAGGATTTTTGTATTCAGTTTCTATAATTACAGCAGTAGCTGTTACTTCATATTTTTTAAGAGCTTTTCCTTTTCTGGTATTGAATAAAAAAAATAAGGCAGTGGAAAAATATATGATGTATCTAGGGAAGGTATTACCCCCAGCAGTAATTGGAATACTTATTATATTTTGTTTAAAAGATACAAGCATAGTAAATTCACCTTATGGAATACCTGAAATGTTGGCAGTGGCAGTAGTTGTACTGCTTCATGTATGGAAAAGAAATAGTTTGATAAGCATTTTAGGTGGAACTGTATTTTATATGTATCTCGTTCAAAAAATATTTTAA
- a CDS encoding Uncharacterized Fe-S center protein, translating into MIRKIIKIDEEKCNGCGICVSACHEGAIGMVNGKAKLMRDDYCDGLGDCLPACPVNAISFEEREAAEYDEAAVKANMAAKKIASANPLPCGCPGTQSKTIERKTAKLENCTTSNEIESQLNQWPVQIKLVPVNAPYFNEANLLIAADCTAYAYGDFHNKFIKNRITLIGCPKLDEGDYADKLTAILENNNIKSLTVVRMQVPCCGGIVNAVKKALLQSSKLIPWNIVTISTSGEIIED; encoded by the coding sequence ATGATAAGAAAAATAATAAAAATTGATGAAGAAAAATGTAATGGTTGTGGAATATGTGTTTCAGCTTGCCATGAAGGCGCAATTGGAATGGTAAATGGCAAAGCAAAGCTTATGAGAGATGACTATTGTGATGGGTTGGGAGATTGCCTTCCAGCCTGCCCAGTAAATGCAATCAGTTTTGAGGAAAGAGAAGCTGCTGAATATGATGAAGCAGCAGTGAAAGCCAATATGGCAGCAAAGAAAATTGCATCTGCCAATCCACTTCCTTGTGGTTGTCCGGGAACACAATCTAAAACTATTGAGAGAAAAACTGCAAAGTTAGAAAATTGTACTACATCAAATGAAATAGAATCTCAATTAAATCAATGGCCTGTACAAATAAAGCTTGTACCTGTCAATGCACCATATTTTAATGAAGCTAATTTATTGATAGCAGCAGATTGTACAGCATATGCTTATGGAGATTTTCATAATAAATTTATAAAAAACAGAATAACTCTGATAGGGTGCCCTAAATTAGATGAGGGAGATTATGCTGATAAATTAACTGCAATTCTTGAAAATAATAATATAAAATCACTTACTGTGGTGCGTATGCAGGTTCCATGCTGTGGAGGAATAGTAAATGCAGTGAAAAAAGCATTGCTTCAGAGCAGTAAACTAATACCTTGGAACATTGTAACAATATCTACAAGTGGAGAAATAATAGAAGATTAA
- a CDS encoding Uncharacterized conserved protein — MRIYKNKEELKSEIKKTYEKYILEFDDIPERLKDKKIEETDRTPAENLAYQVGWTTLILKWENDHKKGYEVKTPSENFKWNELNKLYQYFTDTYAHLSLKELKELLNENIENIYKLIDSMSEEELFKPHQRKWADEATKNAVWEVYKFIHINTVAPFGTFRTKIRKWKKLVL; from the coding sequence ATGAGAATTTATAAAAATAAAGAAGAATTAAAATCTGAAATAAAGAAAACCTATGAAAAATATATTTTAGAATTTGATGATATTCCTGAAAGATTAAAAGATAAAAAAATTGAGGAAACAGATAGAACTCCTGCAGAAAATCTTGCTTATCAAGTGGGATGGACAACATTGATTTTGAAATGGGAAAATGATCATAAAAAAGGATATGAAGTTAAAACCCCATCAGAAAATTTTAAATGGAATGAGTTAAATAAACTTTATCAATATTTTACAGATACATATGCACATTTGTCTTTGAAAGAGCTAAAGGAATTACTTAATGAGAACATAGAGAATATTTATAAATTAATAGATAGTATGAGTGAAGAAGAATTATTTAAGCCTCATCAAAGAAAATGGGCAGATGAAGCAACTAAAAATGCAGTATGGGAGGTTTATAAGTTTATACACATAAACACAGTAGCACCTTTTGGGACTTTTAGAACTAAAATAAGAAAATGGAAAAAATTAGTATTATAA
- the mepA_7 gene encoding Multidrug export protein mepA yields MESMVINLASAIVNIVLDYILIMRYGMGMKGAAIATAIANVVPGVILIYHFLKSDILTLKLKYIKYNHELLKKVFYIGNSGFLNQFLNGAYVYVLNIQLAKYGGDVALAGMGILSLLRTCINTGYMGLNQGRQPLLSYNWGAKNYERVKKIFYSSITLTAVISLFLLFVVIVNARTVVNFFVKNDLELTEYTIRGTYIHLGLMISTAIYLSCTNYFQAVGKGMITTRFIILRLAVLSIPLAYILPVFFGADGILMSFPVADTISCIGAAYVMWQEIKLLTKRAEKQKRYIK; encoded by the coding sequence ATGGAATCTATGGTCATAAATCTTGCCAGTGCCATAGTTAATATAGTTCTAGACTATATACTTATCATGAGATATGGTATGGGAATGAAAGGAGCTGCAATAGCTACTGCTATCGCCAATGTTGTTCCTGGGGTTATCCTTATATACCATTTTCTGAAAAGCGATATTCTTACTTTAAAGCTAAAATATATAAAATATAATCATGAACTTTTAAAAAAGGTTTTTTATATAGGAAATTCTGGCTTTCTCAATCAATTTCTCAATGGTGCTTATGTCTATGTACTGAATATACAGCTTGCAAAATATGGTGGAGATGTGGCACTTGCTGGAATGGGGATTCTTTCATTACTGAGAACTTGTATAAATACTGGGTACATGGGATTGAATCAAGGAAGGCAGCCTCTTTTATCTTACAACTGGGGGGCTAAAAATTATGAAAGGGTAAAAAAGATATTTTATTCTTCAATAACATTGACTGCTGTAATTTCGTTGTTTCTTTTATTTGTAGTAATAGTAAATGCCCGTACAGTAGTTAATTTCTTTGTAAAAAATGACCTTGAACTTACAGAATATACTATAAGAGGTACATATATACACCTTGGCTTAATGATAAGTACTGCAATTTATCTTTCATGTACAAATTATTTTCAAGCTGTTGGGAAAGGTATGATAACTACTAGATTTATCATACTAAGACTGGCTGTTCTATCTATTCCTCTTGCTTATATCCTCCCTGTATTTTTTGGTGCAGATGGAATATTAATGAGCTTTCCTGTGGCAGATACTATTTCCTGCATAGGAGCAGCTTATGTTATGTGGCAAGAGATAAAACTCCTTACTAAAAGAGCTGAAAAACAAAAACGTTATATTAAATGA
- the mepA_8 gene encoding Multidrug export protein mepA translates to MTQQEKEFRDGNILSLLIRFSIPATFAILIGIIYNVTDRYYIGQAVGRNGISALAVTFPIVLILSATGVLFSIGGCALAGIKMGENKIEDARRVLGTCFYALIVIGGIYTVLGMLFLEEIVSFMGATKIVLPMQLNIINIYFQLPFFN, encoded by the coding sequence ATGACACAACAGGAAAAAGAATTCAGAGATGGAAATATATTATCTCTGCTCATTCGTTTTTCTATACCAGCAACTTTTGCTATACTTATAGGGATAATATACAATGTTACAGATAGGTATTATATTGGACAGGCTGTAGGGAGAAATGGAATTTCTGCTCTTGCTGTTACTTTTCCAATAGTTCTTATTTTAAGTGCTACAGGAGTACTTTTCAGCATAGGTGGCTGTGCTCTTGCTGGAATTAAAATGGGAGAGAATAAAATAGAAGATGCAAGAAGAGTTCTTGGAACATGTTTTTATGCTTTGATTGTTATTGGAGGAATATACACTGTATTAGGTATGCTTTTTCTTGAAGAAATAGTTTCTTTTATGGGGGCTACAAAAATAGTTTTGCCTATGCAGTTGAATATAATAAATATTTATTTCCAGTTACCATTTTTCAACTGA
- the yaiI gene encoding Uncharacterized BCR, YaiI/YqxD family COG1671, with protein MKILIDADACPVVDITIETGRKYGVKTIIFCDEAHKIDKSYAETVYVSQGNDSVDFVLLRNTEPGDIVVTQDFGLASMVLAKKAAALNQNGLIYNQFNIDQLLFTRHISKKIRNNGGRTKGPKKEKKVMTRILKKSCNSFKKIGGD; from the coding sequence ATGAAAATTTTAATAGATGCAGATGCCTGTCCTGTAGTAGATATAACTATTGAAACTGGTAGAAAATATGGAGTAAAAACTATTATTTTCTGTGATGAAGCTCACAAAATAGATAAATCATATGCTGAAACTGTCTATGTTTCTCAGGGAAATGATTCAGTAGATTTTGTTCTTTTAAGAAATACAGAGCCGGGAGATATAGTCGTTACTCAAGATTTTGGATTAGCTTCAATGGTACTTGCAAAAAAAGCTGCTGCTCTTAATCAAAATGGACTTATTTACAATCAATTTAATATAGATCAGCTACTTTTCACAAGGCATATATCAAAGAAAATAAGAAATAACGGTGGAAGGACAAAAGGACCTAAAAAAGAGAAAAAAGTGATGACGAGAATTTTGAAAAAGTCTTGTAACTCTTTTAAAAAAATCGGAGGGGATTAG